Proteins encoded within one genomic window of Methanosarcina barkeri str. Wiesmoor:
- a CDS encoding aminodeoxychorismate/anthranilate synthase component II — protein MKVVFINNKDSFVWNLVDYISYFEKDTLVLPNTVSLEELRKIKPDALVISPGPGNPSDPRDIGNCLEIIREMGREIPLLGVCLGHQAINVAFGGAVRRSKVGPVHGKSSKILHEDSALFSAFQGPFEAGRYHSLEIGEPAPGIKVTARAEDGSIMAVEHVKYPIYGLQFHPESVLTPNGLKIIESFLEISKNYKKRQPAV, from the coding sequence ATGAAGGTGGTTTTCATAAACAACAAGGATTCCTTTGTATGGAATCTTGTAGACTATATATCTTATTTTGAGAAAGATACTCTGGTACTTCCCAATACGGTTTCTCTTGAGGAACTCCGGAAGATAAAGCCTGATGCCCTGGTTATTTCCCCGGGTCCGGGTAATCCTTCAGACCCCAGGGATATAGGAAATTGCCTGGAAATAATCCGGGAAATGGGCAGGGAAATTCCCCTTCTTGGAGTCTGCCTTGGACACCAGGCAATCAATGTGGCTTTCGGCGGAGCTGTCCGAAGAAGCAAGGTCGGTCCAGTGCATGGAAAAAGTTCGAAGATTCTTCATGAGGACTCTGCATTGTTTTCAGCCTTTCAAGGCCCATTTGAAGCAGGCCGTTATCACTCCCTTGAAATTGGGGAGCCTGCCCCCGGGATAAAAGTTACTGCCAGGGCTGAGGACGGGAGCATTATGGCGGTGGAACATGTAAAGTATCCAATCTATGGCCTGCAGTTCCATCCCGAATCCGTGCTTACTCCCAATGGGCTGAAAATAATAGAAAGTTTTCTGGAAATTTCCAAAAATTATAAAAAAAGACAGCCGGCTGTATAA